From Phoenix dactylifera cultivar Barhee BC4 unplaced genomic scaffold, palm_55x_up_171113_PBpolish2nd_filt_p 000953F, whole genome shotgun sequence, a single genomic window includes:
- the LOC120107676 gene encoding uncharacterized protein LOC120107676: MLDWLAAQQHEPELDEPGSPRRPTSIIATEAMVDPQQWAERNIPRTPTVDMTWLEGSQSPHDWYDASVQRDDPLMRGRGRSSTQSTRSGGHQSQQRRKEKERAPMESVEEETWTSSDEGSGGDGSTSHGGNRGQYGTTYETQPEEDFRYTGESQFTHATQDTDHGRPSDIGRSDTIAYQRRAPRGRSRGQNAAADDLPCGVGSIDVSSSESSYYPRPQPAYGYGASESSSGGYYPAQPGGSYGSDFGAGIFGWAPYQDTSQSQSFSERSESSYDPTRIPRGLSIQDYNAAWLEGWIDLPPYYADDPDIDEKHRHSTRF, from the coding sequence ATGCTCGACTGGCTTGCGGCCCAGCAGCACGAGCCCGAGCTTGATGAGCCAGGATCGCCTCGACGACCAACCAGCATCATAGCCACCGAGGCTATGGTCGATCCACagcaatgggctgagcgcaaCATTCCACGCACTCCTACAGTTGATATGACGTGGCTAGAGGGGAGCCAGTCACCGCATGACTGGTACGATGCTTCCGTTCAGAGAGATGATCCTCTCATGCGAGGACGAGGACGCTCTAGTACCCAGTCGACTCGATCAGGAGGGCATCAATCccagcaaagaagaaaagaaaaggaaagggccccaatggagagtgtcgaggaggagacttggaccagcagcgatgaaggttctggtggtgatggatctacTAGCCACGGAGGAAATAGAGGACAGTATGGTACTACTTATGAGACACAGCCGGAGGAAGATTTTCGATACACCGGTGAGTCTCAGTTTACGCATGCTACACAAGATACGGACCACGGTAGGCCGTCTGATATAGGCCGGTCGGATACCATTGCATATCAAAGAagagctcctcgaggtcgttcaaGAGGCCAGAatgcagctgcagatgacctcCCATGtggagtcggatccattgatgtATCAAGTTCCGAGTCTTCCTATTATCCGCGGCCTCAGCCAgcctatggatatggtgcatcgGAGTCATCTTCCGGTGGCTACTATCCTGCGCAGCCCGGAGGGTCTTACGGGTCGGATTTTGGTGccggcatattcggatgggccccttatcaagacacctctcagagccagagcttcagcgagagatccgagagttCTTATGACCCGACGCGCATTCCTCGAGGATtgagcatacaagactacaatgccgcttggttagagggatggattgatctgcctccatattatgctgatgatccagatattgacgagaagcatcgccactcaacccgattttag